The proteins below come from a single Armatimonadota bacterium genomic window:
- the araB gene encoding ribulokinase, whose translation MQPKYVIGLDYGTNSVRTLVVRVHDGFEAGTCVFEYPHGDAGILLDSADPNLARQHPADYLQGAEVSVHAALEDARRNDPDFAPERIIGIGVDTTGSTPLPVDENGVPLAFHKRFQDNLNAMAWLWKDHTSTEEAVTITETAAKMRPQYLAKCGNSYSSEWFWAKVWHCLNTDPEVFEAAYTWVECADWIPAVLTGNDHPSRILRGVCAAGHKALYNPQWGGLPDKEFLAALHPKLAQLRDRLYDVAYTSDHPAGRLTAEWAAKLGLPEGIPVAVGAFDAHLGGVGAGIKPGTLVKIIGTSCCDMMVVPNTEPLADIPGTTGIVDGSILPGYFGIELGQSAFGDIYNWFVNYIEPGGPDLGSHEALTVKAQQLKPGQSGLLALDWNNGNRSILGDQRLVGLLVGQTLHTTPEEIYRALIEATCFGSLVIMNQLEKYGVAIKDVIACGGVAEKNPLVMQILADVSGRTIRLARSSQTCALGAAIAGAVVAGKEAGGYATFEEAQAAMCGLKDVAYEPNPQAQAVYRDLFALYKDLHDAFGTREWQGNLHHVMKRLIDIRNTARQGA comes from the coding sequence ATGCAACCCAAATATGTGATCGGGCTGGACTATGGAACCAACTCCGTGCGCACGCTCGTGGTGCGCGTTCACGATGGATTTGAGGCTGGCACCTGCGTATTTGAATATCCCCATGGCGACGCGGGCATCCTGCTGGATAGCGCAGACCCTAACCTCGCCCGCCAGCACCCCGCCGATTATCTGCAGGGAGCGGAGGTATCGGTACATGCGGCGCTGGAAGATGCCCGACGCAACGACCCTGATTTCGCCCCGGAGCGCATCATCGGCATCGGGGTAGACACCACTGGAAGCACGCCCCTGCCTGTGGACGAGAACGGCGTGCCCCTCGCCTTCCACAAGCGATTTCAGGACAATCTGAACGCGATGGCGTGGCTGTGGAAGGACCATACCTCCACCGAAGAGGCGGTCACCATCACCGAAACCGCGGCGAAGATGCGCCCGCAATACCTTGCCAAGTGCGGCAACTCCTACTCGTCCGAGTGGTTCTGGGCGAAGGTGTGGCACTGTCTGAACACCGACCCCGAGGTGTTCGAAGCGGCGTATACGTGGGTGGAATGCGCTGACTGGATACCCGCTGTGCTCACGGGCAACGACCACCCCTCGCGTATCCTGCGGGGCGTGTGCGCCGCCGGACACAAGGCGCTGTACAACCCGCAGTGGGGCGGCTTGCCCGACAAAGAGTTTCTCGCCGCGCTGCACCCGAAGCTGGCGCAACTGCGCGACCGCCTGTACGATGTCGCCTATACTTCCGACCATCCCGCCGGACGCCTGACCGCCGAGTGGGCGGCGAAGCTGGGCTTGCCAGAGGGCATCCCCGTTGCGGTGGGGGCTTTCGACGCGCACCTGGGCGGCGTGGGCGCGGGCATCAAGCCGGGCACGCTGGTCAAAATCATCGGCACCTCCTGCTGCGATATGATGGTGGTTCCCAACACCGAACCGCTGGCGGACATCCCCGGCACCACCGGCATCGTGGACGGCTCCATCCTGCCCGGCTACTTCGGCATCGAACTGGGGCAGAGCGCGTTCGGCGACATCTATAACTGGTTCGTGAACTATATAGAACCGGGTGGACCCGACCTCGGCTCGCACGAGGCATTGACGGTAAAGGCACAGCAGCTGAAACCGGGGCAATCGGGTTTGCTTGCGCTGGACTGGAACAACGGCAACCGCTCCATCCTAGGCGACCAGCGGCTGGTGGGACTACTGGTCGGCCAGACGCTACACACCACCCCCGAAGAGATTTACCGCGCGCTGATTGAAGCCACCTGCTTCGGCTCGCTGGTAATCATGAACCAGCTGGAGAAGTACGGCGTGGCGATCAAGGATGTGATTGCCTGCGGCGGCGTGGCGGAGAAGAACCCGCTGGTGATGCAGATTCTGGCGGACGTTAGCGGTCGCACCATCCGGCTGGCTCGTTCCTCACAGACTTGCGCGCTGGGTGCAGCGATTGCGGGCGCGGTCGTCGCCGGGAAGGAAGCGGGCGGTTACGCCACTTTTGAAGAGGCACAGGCGGCGATGTGCGGACTCAAAGATGTCGCTTACGAGCCGAACCCGCAGGCGCAGGCGGTGTACCGCGATCTGTTCGCGCTGTACAAAGACCTGCACGACGCCTTCGGCACGCGCGAGTGGCAGGGCAACCTGCACCATGTAATGAAACGACTGATAGACATCCGCAACACTGCAAGGCAGGGTGCGTAA
- a CDS encoding alpha-N-arabinofuranosidase → MRFLIFSAILTCMVLSPVLTQAQTATIEVDCSVRGTPVSPTLWGIFFEEINHAGDGGIYAELVRNRSFEDAPTPQAWTLTGKDVSKSRVAIDNSYPLNARNSHYLRWDIEGEALPVSLVNEGYWGIAVQEGKRYRLSLYARCDNLFRGELSVSLQGTNGEVYAQHTVRGIGTQWKRFSATLTARATDPKARLVITALSPGVVFLDMVSLMPVDTFKGRPNGLRRDLAQMLADLKPSFLRFPGGCFVEGDRMRNALRWRDTLGDIAERPSRWCVWDYTTTQGLGLHEYLQMCEDLGAEPLLVVNCGMACQYRGGDTAPMDALEEWIEDALAAIEYAIGDPTSKWGALRAKNGHPKPFPLRLVEVGNENWGPAYEERYARFYDAIKARYPQIQIIANTPVRSRPIDILDEHYYSSPEWFISQANRYDRYNRAGPKIFVGEYAVTQGCGTGNLRAAIAEAAFMTGLERNGDIVVMAAYAPLFVNVNDRKWNPDLIGFDSSRCYGTPSYYVQKMFSIYRGTHVLPLRANAPAVSVTETRGAIGLGTWATQAEYRDVKVTRNGQTLFTADFAQGATGWRVVRGNWQTTDGSYRQSSAATDCRAVAGDVNWTDYTLTLRARKLGGAEGFLIMFRVRDDNNWYWWNLGGWGNSKHAVEKCVGGGKNIVSNEVPGSIETGRWYNIRIEVQGARIRCYLDDKLIHDFEDKPLPALYAVASRSYRTREVILKVVNVSDRAVEANVRLQGVRLYPTGKTITLSSGSPDDENSLQNPTRVAPVESRLNGVAPQFRYTFPKHSLTVMVLKEK, encoded by the coding sequence GTGAGGTTTCTTATATTCTCTGCTATCCTGACCTGTATGGTTCTGTCCCCTGTTCTCACACAGGCTCAAACCGCTACCATAGAAGTAGACTGCTCGGTGCGGGGCACGCCTGTTAGCCCCACCCTGTGGGGGATCTTTTTCGAGGAGATTAACCACGCGGGCGACGGAGGAATTTACGCGGAGCTGGTACGCAATCGCTCCTTCGAAGATGCCCCAACCCCACAGGCGTGGACACTCACTGGCAAGGATGTGAGCAAGTCACGTGTTGCGATAGACAACTCTTATCCACTGAACGCCCGTAACTCGCACTATCTGCGCTGGGATATCGAGGGAGAAGCGTTGCCGGTGAGCCTAGTGAACGAGGGCTACTGGGGAATTGCGGTACAAGAAGGCAAAAGGTACCGCCTCTCCCTGTACGCCCGATGCGACAACCTCTTTCGTGGCGAGCTGAGCGTTAGCCTGCAGGGTACGAATGGCGAGGTGTATGCTCAGCATACCGTGCGAGGAATCGGTACACAGTGGAAACGATTCTCGGCGACCTTGACCGCCCGCGCTACCGATCCCAAAGCGCGTTTGGTCATTACTGCGCTCTCGCCGGGCGTCGTGTTCCTGGATATGGTTTCGCTGATGCCAGTGGATACCTTCAAAGGACGTCCCAACGGACTGCGTAGAGACCTTGCGCAGATGTTGGCAGACCTCAAACCCTCTTTTCTGCGTTTTCCAGGCGGTTGCTTTGTGGAAGGCGACCGTATGAGAAACGCCCTGCGCTGGCGTGACACGCTGGGGGATATCGCCGAGCGACCGTCGCGTTGGTGTGTGTGGGACTATACCACGACACAAGGATTGGGTTTGCACGAGTACCTGCAGATGTGCGAGGACCTGGGTGCAGAGCCTCTGCTGGTGGTCAACTGTGGGATGGCGTGTCAATACCGCGGCGGAGACACGGCGCCGATGGATGCGCTGGAGGAGTGGATTGAGGACGCGCTTGCTGCTATCGAGTATGCAATCGGTGATCCAACCAGCAAATGGGGCGCGCTGCGAGCAAAGAACGGGCATCCCAAGCCCTTCCCCCTGCGATTGGTAGAGGTGGGTAACGAGAACTGGGGTCCGGCATACGAGGAGCGCTACGCCCGCTTCTACGATGCTATCAAAGCGCGTTACCCGCAAATCCAGATTATCGCCAACACACCGGTGCGCAGCCGCCCGATAGATATTCTGGATGAGCACTACTACTCCAGCCCGGAGTGGTTCATCTCACAAGCCAATCGCTATGACCGCTACAACCGCGCCGGACCGAAGATTTTCGTAGGTGAGTATGCGGTCACGCAGGGCTGTGGTACGGGAAATCTGCGTGCAGCAATCGCCGAAGCGGCATTCATGACGGGCTTGGAGCGCAACGGAGACATCGTGGTGATGGCAGCATACGCTCCTCTGTTTGTAAACGTTAACGACCGCAAGTGGAACCCCGACCTGATCGGCTTCGACAGCTCGCGCTGCTATGGCACACCGTCCTATTACGTGCAGAAGATGTTCAGTATCTATCGCGGCACGCACGTGCTGCCGTTGAGGGCAAACGCACCTGCCGTCTCAGTCACCGAAACGCGCGGGGCAATAGGGCTTGGCACATGGGCAACGCAAGCGGAGTACCGCGATGTGAAAGTGACACGCAACGGGCAAACCCTGTTCACCGCCGATTTCGCGCAAGGAGCAACCGGCTGGCGCGTGGTGCGCGGTAACTGGCAGACAACAGACGGCAGCTACCGCCAGAGCAGTGCAGCCACCGACTGCCGGGCAGTGGCGGGTGACGTGAACTGGACGGACTACACCCTCACCCTGCGTGCGCGTAAACTCGGCGGCGCGGAAGGCTTCCTTATTATGTTCCGCGTGCGCGACGACAATAACTGGTACTGGTGGAACCTCGGCGGTTGGGGCAACTCCAAACACGCCGTGGAGAAGTGCGTTGGTGGCGGTAAGAACATCGTGAGCAACGAAGTGCCCGGCAGTATCGAAACAGGGCGATGGTACAACATCCGCATCGAGGTGCAGGGCGCTCGTATTCGGTGCTATCTGGATGATAAATTGATACATGATTTCGAAGACAAACCGCTACCCGCTCTTTACGCCGTTGCCAGCCGGAGCTACCGGACTCGCGAGGTGATTCTGAAGGTGGTCAACGTCTCGGATAGAGCAGTAGAGGCAAACGTGCGTCTGCAGGGTGTACGCCTGTATCCGACGGGCAAGACAATCACTCTGAGCAGCGGTAGCCCCGATGACGAGAACTCACTGCAAAACCCAACGCGCGTCGCGCCGGTAGAGAGCAGGCTGAACGGGGTAGCTCCGCAGTTTCGATATACCTTCCCAAAGCACTCACTCACGGTGATGGTGCTGAAGGAGAAGTGA
- the ahcY gene encoding adenosylhomocysteinase — MNYDVKDLALADKGQLRIEWAEQDMPVLRLIRERFVREKPLQGVRLAACLHVTTETANLAITLKAGGAQVALCASNPLSTQDDVAAALVKHHSIPVFAIKGEDHDTYYRHIHAVLDTQPHITMDDGADLVSTLHSQRQELLANVRGGTEETTTGVIRLRAMAKDGVLRYPIIAVNDADTKHLFDNRYGTGQSTIDGILRATNILLAGRTVVVAGYGWCGRGVAMRAKGMGAHVIVTETDPLRALEAVMDGYQVMPMADAARVGDVFVTLTGDIHVIREEHFAVMKSGAIVANSGHFNVEIDIDALERMKVSKRRIRDFVDEYVLADGRKIFLLGEGRLINLAAAEGHPASVMDMSFANQALCAEYIHRHADTLEKQVYRVPIELDKEIARLKLDAMGIRIDTLTPEQQEYLTSWEMGT; from the coding sequence ATGAACTACGACGTGAAAGACCTCGCCCTCGCCGATAAGGGGCAATTGCGCATTGAATGGGCGGAGCAAGATATGCCTGTGCTGCGCCTCATCCGCGAGCGGTTCGTCCGCGAGAAGCCGCTACAGGGGGTTCGCCTCGCTGCCTGCCTGCATGTGACCACCGAAACGGCGAACCTGGCGATTACCCTGAAGGCAGGAGGAGCACAGGTGGCGTTGTGCGCCTCGAACCCCCTCTCCACCCAGGACGATGTGGCAGCTGCGCTGGTAAAACATCATAGCATCCCTGTTTTCGCCATCAAGGGTGAAGACCACGACACCTACTACCGGCACATCCACGCTGTTCTGGACACACAACCGCATATCACAATGGACGACGGCGCGGACCTTGTCTCCACTCTGCACTCGCAACGGCAGGAGCTGCTAGCCAACGTGCGAGGCGGCACCGAAGAGACCACCACCGGCGTCATTCGCCTGCGAGCCATGGCAAAAGACGGCGTGTTACGCTATCCGATTATCGCCGTGAACGACGCCGATACCAAGCACCTGTTCGACAACCGCTATGGCACGGGGCAGAGCACCATCGACGGCATCCTGCGGGCAACCAACATCCTGCTGGCTGGACGTACGGTCGTGGTGGCAGGATATGGCTGGTGCGGGCGCGGCGTGGCGATGCGGGCGAAGGGTATGGGCGCGCATGTCATCGTCACCGAGACCGACCCCCTGCGCGCGCTGGAAGCGGTGATGGACGGTTATCAGGTGATGCCAATGGCAGACGCCGCCCGCGTGGGTGACGTATTCGTAACCCTCACCGGCGACATCCACGTGATTCGTGAAGAGCACTTCGCGGTGATGAAGTCGGGGGCGATTGTGGCGAACTCCGGACACTTCAACGTGGAGATCGACATCGACGCGCTGGAGCGGATGAAGGTCTCTAAACGGCGTATCCGCGATTTCGTGGACGAATATGTGCTGGCAGATGGGCGCAAGATATTCCTGCTGGGCGAAGGGCGATTGATAAACCTCGCAGCAGCAGAAGGACACCCCGCCAGCGTGATGGACATGAGCTTCGCCAACCAGGCACTATGTGCGGAGTACATTCACCGGCACGCCGACACCCTCGAAAAGCAGGTGTACCGCGTACCGATAGAGCTCGACAAAGAAATTGCCCGTTTGAAGCTGGACGCGATGGGCATTCGCATCGACACGCTGACCCCTGAACAGCAGGAGTACCTCACCTCATGGGAGATGGGAACCTAG
- a CDS encoding radical SAM/SPASM domain-containing protein: protein MECERFSLLAHISDLTVERAIPFNVMFELTHRCNTRCKHCYQHHPKRADGELSTEEWCRVMDDLAEAGTLYLTLTGGEVLLRKDFFDIARYARKKRFALKIYTNGTLVTPKVAEQIAALHPFTVEISVYGSNAETHDAMTQVKGSFDRVIRAVKLLVALGQRVILKCPLATSSFGQYEDIMQMAQELGAEYRFDPTIAPMNDGDMCPTNLRIGVEELMRLYDDERVFKKKGLPSMGPNDKVKMCDAGRNSLAINPWGEVYPCVQMLIPCGNVREKSILEIWYGSRELRHLRNITPDDLTQCQTCEVKQYCSRCPGQALLEDGSLTGCQSRAKVIARIRKRLAEQQAQKSAGSTLLRVVA from the coding sequence ATGGAATGCGAAAGATTCTCGCTGTTGGCGCACATCTCCGACCTGACGGTGGAGCGGGCTATCCCCTTTAACGTGATGTTCGAACTCACGCACCGATGCAACACGCGCTGTAAGCACTGCTACCAGCACCATCCCAAACGAGCCGACGGTGAACTGAGTACCGAAGAGTGGTGTCGCGTGATGGACGACCTCGCCGAGGCGGGCACGCTATACCTGACGCTCACCGGCGGTGAGGTGTTGTTGCGCAAGGATTTCTTTGATATCGCTCGCTACGCCCGCAAGAAACGCTTCGCGCTGAAGATATACACCAACGGCACGCTGGTTACCCCCAAAGTCGCCGAACAGATAGCCGCCCTGCACCCCTTCACGGTAGAAATCAGCGTGTACGGCTCCAATGCCGAAACGCATGACGCCATGACGCAGGTGAAAGGTAGTTTTGACCGCGTGATACGGGCAGTGAAGCTGCTGGTCGCATTAGGGCAGCGCGTTATCCTCAAGTGTCCCCTGGCGACATCCAGCTTTGGGCAGTACGAGGACATCATGCAGATGGCCCAGGAGCTGGGCGCAGAGTACCGCTTCGACCCCACTATCGCCCCCATGAACGACGGCGATATGTGCCCTACCAACCTGCGCATCGGGGTAGAAGAGCTGATGAGGTTGTATGACGACGAGCGGGTGTTCAAAAAGAAGGGGCTACCCTCCATGGGACCGAACGATAAGGTGAAGATGTGCGATGCGGGGCGCAATAGCCTGGCGATTAACCCATGGGGCGAGGTGTATCCCTGCGTGCAGATGCTCATCCCCTGTGGCAACGTGCGCGAGAAGTCTATTCTGGAGATATGGTACGGCTCACGTGAACTGCGCCATCTGCGCAACATCACCCCCGACGACCTGACGCAGTGCCAGACCTGCGAGGTGAAGCAGTATTGCAGTCGGTGCCCTGGACAGGCTCTTCTGGAGGACGGTAGCCTCACCGGTTGCCAGAGTCGCGCAAAGGTGATTGCCCGCATCCGCAAACGGCTTGCCGAGCAGCAGGCGCAAAAGTCAGCGGGCAGTACCCTTCTGCGCGTGGTGGCTTAG
- a CDS encoding permease — protein sequence MPADERMFDVLGLGVLAVDELLYVEHYPPPDTKTPVLHCERQAGGLTGTALVAAARLGAKCAYAGMLGRDALSQFVADTFRREGIDLTYVVWCDDAQPVHSFIVVDTTAHTRNIFFLRGAKTGAAPDAPPAEVIRSTRVLFADHHGLPGMIRAARIASEAGIPIVADIERAGGEGFEELMELTTHLIVSHEFVEQLNPGKTVAEAVERIRRHAQQTVVVTCGADGCWYLGEDVEEPTHQPAYRVQVVDTTGCGDVFHGAYAAALARGLPLRERVRIASATAAMKAMHTGGQSGIPTWEAVIGFLHSRKDMV from the coding sequence ATGCCTGCAGATGAGCGTATGTTCGATGTGCTGGGTTTGGGCGTGCTGGCGGTGGACGAACTGCTGTACGTCGAGCACTACCCGCCCCCTGATACCAAAACGCCCGTGCTGCACTGTGAGCGACAGGCAGGAGGGCTAACGGGCACCGCTCTTGTTGCCGCTGCACGGTTAGGAGCGAAATGTGCCTACGCGGGGATGTTGGGGCGCGATGCGTTGTCGCAATTTGTGGCAGATACCTTTCGACGAGAAGGGATTGACCTCACCTACGTAGTATGGTGCGACGACGCCCAGCCGGTGCACTCGTTCATTGTTGTAGACACCACAGCGCACACCCGTAACATCTTCTTTCTGCGCGGAGCGAAAACGGGCGCTGCTCCCGATGCTCCACCGGCGGAGGTTATCCGGAGCACCCGGGTGCTCTTCGCCGACCATCACGGATTGCCAGGGATGATACGCGCGGCACGTATCGCATCAGAAGCGGGTATTCCCATCGTTGCCGACATCGAGCGTGCAGGAGGAGAAGGCTTCGAGGAACTGATGGAATTAACCACGCACTTGATAGTTTCGCACGAGTTTGTAGAGCAGCTTAACCCCGGTAAGACCGTCGCGGAAGCGGTGGAACGTATTCGTCGTCATGCCCAGCAAACGGTGGTGGTTACCTGTGGAGCGGATGGGTGCTGGTATCTGGGCGAGGATGTAGAGGAACCGACGCATCAGCCAGCCTATCGGGTGCAAGTGGTGGACACTACCGGTTGCGGTGACGTATTTCATGGGGCGTATGCTGCTGCACTGGCGCGAGGCTTGCCTCTGCGGGAGCGTGTTCGCATCGCCTCTGCGACCGCTGCTATGAAAGCGATGCACACCGGCGGGCAGTCGGGCATTCCTACCTGGGAAGCAGTGATAGGTTTTTTGCATAGCAGGAAAGATATGGTGTAA